One segment of Theobroma cacao cultivar B97-61/B2 chromosome 9, Criollo_cocoa_genome_V2, whole genome shotgun sequence DNA contains the following:
- the LOC18588579 gene encoding aspartate aminotransferase, cytoplasmic, whose protein sequence is MDSVFAAIAQGPEDPILGVTVAYNKDPSPIKLNLGVGAYRTEEGKPLVLNVVRKAEQLLVNDPSRVKEYLPILGFAEFNKLTAKLILGDDSPAIQENRVATAQCLSGTGSLRVGAEFLAKHYHQRTIYIPQPTWGNHLKVFTMAGLSVKTYRYYDPTTRGLHFQGLLEDLGAAPAGSIVLLHACAHNPTGVDPTVEQWEQIRQLIRSKGSLPFFDSAYQGFASGSLDADAQSVRMFVADGGECFIAQSYAKNMGLYGERVGALSIVCKAADVASRVESQLKLVIRPMYSNPPIHGASIAATILKNSDMYNEWKIELKAMAERIISMRKQLFDALSARGTPGDWSHIIKQIGMFTFTGLNSDQVAFMTKEYHIYMTSDGRISMAGLSSKTVPHLADAIHAAVTGSC, encoded by the exons ATGGATTCAGTATTTGCCGCCATTGCTCAAGGCCCCGAAGATCCTATTCTAGGG GTGACTGTTGCTTACAACAAGGATCCAAGCCCGATTAAGTTGAATTTAGGCGTTGGTGCTTACAGAACTgag GAAGGAAAACCCCTGGTTCTAAATGTAGTTCGAAAAGCGGAGCAGCTTCTTGTTAATGACCC GTCAAGAGTCAAGGAGTACCTTCCTATTCTTGGTTTTGCTGAGTTCAATAAATTGACTGCTAAACTCATTCTTGGTGATGACAG TCCTGCTATTCAAGAGAACAGAGTGGCTACTGCTCAGTGCTTGTCTGGTACTGGTTCCTTAAGGGTTGGAGCTGAGTTTCTAGCAAAGCATTATCACCAA CGTACCATATACATTCCACAGCCAACATGGGGAAACCATTTAAAAGTGTTCACGATGGCAGGACTGTCAGTGAAGACTTACCGCTACTATGATCCAACAACTCGTGGGCTCCATTTCCAAG GCTTGCTAGAAGATCTTGGAGCAGCACCAGCTGGAAGTATAGTGCTTCTTCATGCTTGTGCTCATAACCCAACTGGCGTTGACCCAACTGTTGAGCAATGGGAGCAGATCCGGCAGTTGATAAGATCTAAAGGGTCATTGCCTTTCTTTGACAGTGCTTACCAG GGATTTGCAAGCGGTAGCTTAGATGCAGATGCACAGTCTGTTCGCATGTTTGTTGCAGATGGCGGGGAATGCTTCATAGCTCAGAGTTATGCAAAAAATATGGGACTTTATGGGGAGCGTGTTGGTGCTCTCAGCATT GTCTGTAAGGCAGCTGATGTTGCAAGCAGGGTTGAGAGCCAGTTGAAGCTTGTGATTAGGCCTATGTATTCTAATCCACCTATCCATGGTGCATCAATTGCAGCCACCATTCTCAAGAACAG TGATATGTATAATGAGTGGAAGATTGAACTGAAAGCAATGGCTGAACGGATTATTAGCATGCGCAAACAACTATTTGATGCTTTAAGTGCTAGAG GCACTCCAGGTGATTGGAGTCACATTATCAAGCAGATTGGAATGTTTACTTTCACAGGGCTGAACAGTGATCAAGTTGCTTTCATGACCAAAGAGTACCACATTTACATGACATCTGATGG GAGGATTAGTATGGCAGGTCTCAGTTCCAAGACGGTCCCTCATCTTGCAGATGCTATACATGCTGCAGTCACCGGTTCCTGTTAG
- the LOC18588580 gene encoding rho guanine nucleotide exchange factor 8, with protein sequence MVRTLTRRYSIQSSRSFHIGKMLENSRRQQQNLIADGGDDDEENVDDSLQSRSIDTRNAEDQSMEHQNIGESRPGNPQERPQSDMELMKERFAKLLLGEDMSGGGKGVSSALALSNAVTNLAASIFGEQGKLEPMAPERKARWRKEIDWLLSVTDHIVEFVPSEQKSKDGTSMEIMVTKQRGDLLVNIPGLRKLDTLLIETLDNFAQEKEFWYVSKNDDPENENSQRDDKWWHPIVKVPANGLSETSRRWLLSQKESVNQVLKAAMTINANVLSEMEVPESYIDSLPKNGRASLGDSIYKSITVEYFDPGQFLSTMDLSTEHKVLDLKNRIEASIVIWKRKMNQKDGRSSWGSGVSLEKRELFEERAETILLLLKQHFPGLPQSALDISKIQYNRDVGQAILESYSRILESLAHTVMSRIEDVLYADSLTQTSSPARSDMSSNTDEDAARLSTSETPTLSDFMGWDVGSARCNTSDQETHLKSDYEKKTSKPPFSRTPRKASYLDKLENLNGLRSPDARDL encoded by the exons ATGGTTCGAACATTAACACGTCGGTACAGCATTCAGAGCTCGAGATCTTTCCACATTGGGAAAATGCTTGAGAATTCAAGAAGACAGCAGCAGAATCTGATCGCAGATggtggtgatgatgatgaggagAATGTTGATGATAGCCTGCAATCAAGGAGTATCGACACGAGAAATGCAGAAGACCAATCGATGGAGCACCAAAATATAGGAGAGTCTAGGCCAGGAAATCCCCAGGAGAGGCCACAATCAG ATATGGAACTGATGAAGGAAAGGTTTGCCAAGTTGCTTTTGGGTGAAGATATGTCAGGAGGTGGAAAAGGTGTTTCTTCAGCTTTGGCTTTGTCAAATGCCGTGACAAACCTAGCAG CATCCATTTTTGGAGAACAAGGGAAATTAGAACCTATGGCTCCGGAAAGGAAAGCAAGGtggagaaaagaaattgattgGCTTTTATCTGTAACTGATCACATTGTTGAATTTGTCCCTTCAGAACAGAAATCGAAGGATGGAACAAGCATGGAG ATTATGGTCACTAAACAAAGGGGCGATCTGCTGGTGAATATACCTGGTCTGCGAAAACTGGATACATTGCTTATT GAGACCCTTGACAACTTTgcacaagaaaaagaattttggtATGTGTCCAAAAATGATGATCCAGAAAATGAAAACAGCCAGAGGGATGACAAATGGTGGCATCCAATTGTTAAAGTTCCTGCAAATGGGCTATCAGAGACATCACGAAGATGGCTGCTGTCTCAAAAGGAGTCTGTCAACCAGGTATTAAAAGCAGCTATGACCATCAATGCAAATGTCCTATCTGAAATGGAGGTCCCTGAAAGCTACATCGATTCCCTCCCCAAG AATGGAAGAGCAAGCCTTGGTGATTCAATCTATAAAAGCATCACAGTGGAGTACTTTGATCCTGGGCAATTCCTGTCAACCATGGACTTGTCAACAGAACACAAAGTGCTTGACCTTAAGAACAGGATTGAGGCCTCTATTGTTATATGGAAGAGGAAGATGAACCAGAAAGATGGAAGGTCCTCTTGGGGCTCCGGTGTCAGCTTGGAAAAGAGGGAACTCTTTGAAGAGAGGGCAGAGACTATCCTACTCTTACTCAAGCAGCACTTTCCGGGGCTTCCACAGTCTGCGCTTGATATATCAAAGATCCAATACAACAGG GATGTAGGACAAGCTATTCTGGAGAGCTATTCAAGGATACTAGAGAGCTTGGCTCATACAGTCATGTCAAGAATTGAGGATGTCCTTTACGCCGACTCGCTTACTCAAACATCATCACCAGCAAGATCCGACATGTCCTCGAACACAGATGAAGATGCGGCGAGGTTGAGTACCTCAGAGACACCAACACTATCAGATTTTATGGGCTGGGATGTTGGTTCCGCAAGGTGTAACACAAGTGATCAAGAAACCCACTTGAAAAGTGATTATGAGAAAAAAACATCCAAGCCTCCATTTAGTCGCACTCCAAGAAAAGCTTCCTATCTAGATAagcttgaaaacttgaatggCCTAAGAAGTCCGGATGCTCGTGATTTATAA